ATTGTTGAATTTCAGGACCAGCTTTTTAGGTTTGCCTTCTTTAGAACAGGAAACTTACCCGATGCTCAGGATATTGTTCAGGATGTATTTATTAAACTGTATAACGACACTGCTTATCTGGATAAGGTGGACAACCTGAAAGGATATCTTTATCGGAGTATCTCTAATGCTTGTATCGATTACAGCAGAAGGAAAAGTCGTAGAAGGTTTGATACGCTTGAATCAATTCCGAAAAGGCAAGAGGTGGGAGAGAATACTACTTCTGATAATCTGATGCTAATGGAGGAGTACAGCCGAATAGAAATGCTTCTAGATG
The sequence above is a segment of the Alistipes sp. ZOR0009 genome. Coding sequences within it:
- a CDS encoding RNA polymerase sigma factor, which produces MFKSFRAALASLSRMLNKNMEESYGRNRLKKLEQVIVEFQDQLFRFAFFRTGNLPDAQDIVQDVFIKLYNDTAYLDKVDNLKGYLYRSISNACIDYSRRKSRRRFDTLESIPKRQEVGENTTSDNLMLMEEYSRIEMLLDGLPEEQSEIVRLRVFDGLSFVEIAQLQEIPVTTVKSRFKYGIDKLKSKIEKVKEVNHGL